Proteins from a genomic interval of Bactrocera dorsalis isolate Fly_Bdor unplaced genomic scaffold, ASM2337382v1 BdCtg026, whole genome shotgun sequence:
- the LOC125779987 gene encoding protein lingerer-like, whose amino-acid sequence MSTQNRNSGGGRNQKKSNSGSGGGGGGDSALQTSTKKTDVSKTEKEKSHPKPTAEQLRIAQITNSNTSEDPQMREKVATLIEMTQRSEEEVCCALYECDNDLERAVVYLFETLPVGAFETSSKKKKNKAANAGQESAGGDGEWTDTNANTDRREKSRNRSSNRGGRGGTDSRGWRGREA is encoded by the exons atgagcACACAAAATCGAAATAGCGGCGGGGGTCgcaaccaaaaaaaatcaaattctggCAGTGGAGGTGGCGGAGGTGGGGACTCTGCCTTACAGACATCAACCAAAAAAACAGATGTCTCaaagacagaaaaagaaaaatcgcATCCAAAG CCAACTGCTGAACAGTTACGTATAGCCCAAATCACCAATAGTAACACATCAGAAGATCCGCAAATGCGCGAAAAAGTCGCTACACTTATTGAAATGACTCAACGTTCTGAAGAGGAAGTATGTTGCGCATTATATGAATGTGATAACGATTTAGAACGTGCTGTTGTATATCTCTTCGAGACCCTTCCAGTG GGAGCATTTGAGACATCttcaaagaagaaaaagaacaaAGCTGCAAATGCCGGTCAAGAAAGTGCTGGTGGTGACGGAGAATGGACTGACACCAATGCAAACACTGACAGACGTGAGAAATCACGTAATCGGAGTAGTAACCGTGGCGGACGTGGCGGCACCGATAGTCGCGGCT GGCGCGGCAGAGAAGCTC
- the LOC105230578 gene encoding probable 28S ribosomal protein S16, mitochondrial — translation MSLSPSSGIGRYYKHSAKIIRFVRLGCTNRPFYHVVVMERRKNQHQPVIEQVGTYDPMPNQKNERLVSFNFERIRYWLGRGAHLSTPTAELLGIAGFLPIHPRTYMTAWRNRQKVAEDGTIEAKDPVEA, via the exons atGTCATTATCTCCATCAAGCGGCATTGGACGCTACTATAAACATTCTGCCAAAATTATCCGCTTTGTCCGATTGGGTTGCACAAATCGTCCTTTCTACCATGTTGTCGTTATGGAG AGGCGAAAAAATCAACACCAGCCAGTAATAGAACAAGTTGGTACCTATGATCCAATGCCAAATCAGAAGAATGAACGTTtagtttcttttaattttgaacgTATCCGCTATTGGTTGGGTCGGGGGGCACACCTGTCCACACCAACAGCAGAACTATTGGGTATTGCAGGATTTTTGCCCATTCATCCACGCACTTATATGACCGCCTGGCGAAACAGGCAAAAAGTTGCCGAAGATGGAACAATTGAAGCAAAGGATCCAGTTGAAGcgtag
- the LOC105230577 gene encoding receptor expression-enhancing protein 5 isoform X2: MWIWEYFINYRRREKHIKALSEPVVTFGTGAAAFCALYLIFGYGAQLLCNTIGVAYPAYISIHAIESSTKLDDTRWLIYWVTYAILSLIEYFSGFLTSVIPFYWLLKCAFLIWCMLPIERNGSFVIYHSVVRPYFLKHHRAADEFIDKVAAKAKDSIHSITKQD; encoded by the exons ATGTGGATTTgggaatattttataaattatcgaAGACGTGAAAAGCATATAAAGGCTCTCAGTGAGCCCGTTGTTACATTTGGAACtg gcGCTGCTGCTTTTTGTGCCTTGTACTTAATTTTCGGGTATGGTGCACAATTGCTGTGCAATACAATTGGCGTTGCGTATCCTGCTTACATCTCCATACATGCCATAGAGTCGAGTACAAAATTAGACGATACTAGATGGTTAATTTACTGGGTGACTTATGCCATATTGTCATTAATTGAATACTTCTCCGGGTTTCTTACTTCGGTCATACCTTTTTACTGGTTACTTAAG tgCGCATTCTTAATTTGGTGTATGCTGCCTATCGAAAGGAATGGTTCCTTCGTCATCTACCACAGCGTCGTACGCCCATATTTTCTGAAGCACCACCgag CTGCTGATGAATTTATTGATAAAGTGGCTGCAAAAGCAAAGGACTCTATTCATAGTATCACCAAACAAGATTAA
- the LOC105230577 gene encoding receptor expression-enhancing protein 5 isoform X1 — translation MAQKAQELAEKYRKSVEEALNDRSKPWTQAFEIVESKTNVPRLYLFLGAAAFCALYLIFGYGAQLLCNTIGVAYPAYISIHAIESSTKLDDTRWLIYWVTYAILSLIEYFSGFLTSVIPFYWLLKCAFLIWCMLPIERNGSFVIYHSVVRPYFLKHHRAADEFIDKVAAKAKDSIHSITKQD, via the exons aTGGCACAGAAGGCTCAGGAATTAGCAGAAAAATACCGAAAATCGGTTGAAGAAGCCCTCAACGACCGAAGCAAACCTTGGACACAAGCATTTGAAATTGTCGAGTCGAAAACAAACGTTCCaagattatatttatttttgg gcGCTGCTGCTTTTTGTGCCTTGTACTTAATTTTCGGGTATGGTGCACAATTGCTGTGCAATACAATTGGCGTTGCGTATCCTGCTTACATCTCCATACATGCCATAGAGTCGAGTACAAAATTAGACGATACTAGATGGTTAATTTACTGGGTGACTTATGCCATATTGTCATTAATTGAATACTTCTCCGGGTTTCTTACTTCGGTCATACCTTTTTACTGGTTACTTAAG tgCGCATTCTTAATTTGGTGTATGCTGCCTATCGAAAGGAATGGTTCCTTCGTCATCTACCACAGCGTCGTACGCCCATATTTTCTGAAGCACCACCgag CTGCTGATGAATTTATTGATAAAGTGGCTGCAAAAGCAAAGGACTCTATTCATAGTATCACCAAACAAGATTAA
- the LOC105230577 gene encoding receptor expression-enhancing protein 5 isoform X3 has product MFEPLQEKLLQMYREHTTMTIGAAAFCALYLIFGYGAQLLCNTIGVAYPAYISIHAIESSTKLDDTRWLIYWVTYAILSLIEYFSGFLTSVIPFYWLLKCAFLIWCMLPIERNGSFVIYHSVVRPYFLKHHRAADEFIDKVAAKAKDSIHSITKQD; this is encoded by the exons ATGTTCGAGCCGTTACAAGAAAAGCTTTTGCAAATGTATCGCGAGCATACAACTATGACAATTg gcGCTGCTGCTTTTTGTGCCTTGTACTTAATTTTCGGGTATGGTGCACAATTGCTGTGCAATACAATTGGCGTTGCGTATCCTGCTTACATCTCCATACATGCCATAGAGTCGAGTACAAAATTAGACGATACTAGATGGTTAATTTACTGGGTGACTTATGCCATATTGTCATTAATTGAATACTTCTCCGGGTTTCTTACTTCGGTCATACCTTTTTACTGGTTACTTAAG tgCGCATTCTTAATTTGGTGTATGCTGCCTATCGAAAGGAATGGTTCCTTCGTCATCTACCACAGCGTCGTACGCCCATATTTTCTGAAGCACCACCgag CTGCTGATGAATTTATTGATAAAGTGGCTGCAAAAGCAAAGGACTCTATTCATAGTATCACCAAACAAGATTAA
- the LOC105230576 gene encoding nose resistant to fluoxetine protein 6 isoform X3: MPPLYQFDDYDRCLESATVTSNIRTTYCVVYAEIVENETSSLWNQIASFSADRRHYFSHDRLFFGICLERCKRLLHAAVTFPQHELVRNGAIRDTELVNYYFNVHKRETDNRIRYDKMVNSCLNYDFHHNFGLKLRTSIEYCEVANMYLEHDNLDVTVYTIFVIIALISIFSTMYDYRLKKSEILSKQNNEFYKIPLQCSEHQLWVSYSICRNFYHICDTSKSRSQTAEDLRFFDGLRVIGVFLVLFVHSLILFMAVQVDNPQFYETFFYRPETAILENGAAIIQIFFVMSGFLLYVNFNERKFVTNNTSLMDCVVIYFKIFFHRYLRLLPSLMMLILFNSTVLVRLQNGPFWRHYVEAERVFCRELWWQNLLFVNNYLLKESCSHQTWYLAADMQLFELFLIVLITINKFPKLRLFVYSILIVLMFSVTGFITYFLKLKPIYHTNPENYRYMFFRDAETFYQAYTPFYTNIGGYFFGVISAELYLKLRNHSKQYRGLLKYELSWWLIFPVGFGLIFVAAFIMSLKIEEPSIWTALFASFYRNVWALLCSTAILGMCLKFGWIVYEFCRLPVLRILSKLSYQAFLWHLVVLRVIGGYYRQPIYINRFYLICQIVVAFVLTQAVAFVFALFLEYPVAAIIKHILPYYKDERNQNKRDVYNLN; encoded by the exons ATGCCTCCACTTTATCAATTTGATGATTATGATCGATGCCTCGAATCTGCCACTGTCACTTCCAATATTAGGACAACTTATTGTGTTGTTTATGCAGAAATCGTAGAAAACGAAACGTCAAGCCTGTGGAACCAAATCGCAAGTTTCTCCGCAGACAGAAGGCATTATTTCAGTCATGACCGACTATTTTTTGGGATCTGTTTAGAACGCTGTAAACGATTATTACATGCTGCTGTAACATTTCCTCAACATGAATTAGTGAGAAATGGAGCCATTCGCGATACTGAG ttagtTAACTATTATTTTAATGTTCATAAACGAGAAACTGACAATCGTATTCGATATGACAAGATGGTTAATAGTTGCCTTAATTACGATTTTCACCACAACTTTGGATTAAAATTGCGTACGAGCATCGAATATTGCGAAGTAGCGAATATGTACTTGGAACATG ACAACTTAGATGTTActgtttatacaatttttgttatCATTGCTTTGATCTCGATCTTTTCTACTATGTATGACTATCGTTTAAAGAAGTCGGAAATTTTGAGTAAACAAAACAacgaattttataaaattccaCTTCAATGTTCAG AACACCAACTATGGGTTTCATATTCAATATGTCGCAACTTTTATCATATTTGTGATACCTCAAAAAGTCGCAGCCAAACAGCAGAAGATCTCCGGTTTTTCGATGGCCTACGTGTAATTGGAGTATTTTTGGTGTTATTCGTACATTCTTTGATACTTTTCATGGCTGTGCAAGTGGATAATCCGCAATTTTATGAAACGTTTTTTTATCGTCCTGAAACAGCCATTTTGGAAAATGGAGCagcaataattcaaattttttttgtaatgagCGGCTTTCTACTTTATGTAAATTTCAacgaaagaaaatttgttaccAACAATACTAGCCTTATGGATTGCgttgttatatattttaaaatattctttcatCGATATTTGAG GCTTCTACCATCTCTAATGATGTTGATTCTCTTCAATTCTACCGTGCTTGTGCGGCTACAAAATGGACCATTCTGGAGGCATTATGTGGAAGCCGAGCGCGTATTTTGTCGTGAGTTGTGGTGGCAGAACCTACTTTTTGTGAATAATTATCTTCTTAAAgagagt TGCTCACATCAGACATGGTACCTTGCTGCCGATATGCAACTTTTTGAATTATTCCTTATAGTATTAATCACTATAAACAA aTTTCCGAAATTACGACTATTTGTATATTCAATTCTTATAGTATTAATGTTTTCGGTAACGGGATTTATAACCTACTTTTTGAAACTAAAACCAATATACCATACAAATCCAGA gaACTACCGTTATATGTTTTTTCGAGATGCCGAAACTTTTTACCAAGCGTATACACCGTTCTACACAAATATTGGCGGTTACTTCTTTGGCGTAATTTCTGcagaattatatttaaaattacgaAACCATTCGAAACAATATCGTGGCTTACTAAAATATGAATTGAGTTGGTGGCTAATATTTCCTGTAGGTTTTGGTTTGATTTTTGTTGCCGCATTTATTATGTCCTTGAAAATTGAAGAGCCATCCATTTGGACAGCCTTATTTGCAAGTTTTTATCGGAATGTGTGGGCTCTACTATGCAGCACGGCAATACTAGGCATGTGCTTGAAGTTTGGAT GGATCGTATACGAGTTTTGCCGTCTTCCAGTTCTCCGGATTTTATCCAAATTATCATATCAAGCGTTTCTTTGGCACTTGGTCGTTCTACGTGTAATTGGCGGTTACTATAGACAACCAATTTATATAAATCGCTTTTATTTG aTTTGCCAGATTGTAGTTGCGTTTGTATTGACACAAGCCGTtgcctttgtttttgctttatttcttgAATACCCTGTTGCAGCaataattaaacatattttgccTTATTATAAAGACGAAAGGAATCAAAACAAGAGAGATGTCTATAATTTGAACTGA
- the LOC105230576 gene encoding nose resistant to fluoxetine protein 6 isoform X2 codes for MNYFNLLVIVNIFLTAKFFVVIGQFNLSVYRQMPPLYQFDDYDRCLESATVTSNIRTTYCVVYAEIVENETSSLWNQIASFSADRRHYFSHDRLFFGICLERCKRLLHAAVTFPQHELVRNGAIRDTELVNYYFNVHKRETDNRIRYDKMVNSCLNYDFHHNFGLKLRTSIEYCEVANMYLEHDNLDVTVYTIFVIIALISIFSTMYDYRLKKSEILSKQNNEFYKIPLQCSEHQLWVSYSICRNFYHICDTSKSRSQTAEDLRFFDGLRVIGVFLVLFVHSLILFMAVQVDNPQFYETFFYRPETAILENGAAIIQIFFVMSGFLLYVNFNERKFVTNNTSLMDCVVIYFKIFFHRYLRLLPSLMMLILFNSTVLVRLQNGPFWRHYVEAERVFCRELWWQNLLFVNNYLLKESCSHQTWYLAADMQLFELFLIVLITINKFPKLRLFVYSILIVLMFSVTGFITYFLKLKPIYHTNPENYRYMFFRDAETFYQAYTPFYTNIGGYFFGVISAELYLKLRNHSKQYRGLLKYELSWWLIFPVGFGLIFVAAFIMSLKIEEPSIWTALFASFYRNVWALLCSTAILGMCLKFGCGSHRYIVLRILSKLSYQAFLWHLVVLRVIGGYYRQPIYINRFYLICQIVVAFVLTQAVAFVFALFLEYPVAAIIKHILPYYKDERNQNKRDVYNLN; via the exons ATGAATTACTTTAATTTACTCGTTATTGTGAATATTTTCCTAACGGCCAAATTCTTTGTTGTGATAGGCCAATTCAACC TGAGTGTTTACAGACAGATGCCTCCACTTTATCAATTTGATGATTATGATCGATGCCTCGAATCTGCCACTGTCACTTCCAATATTAGGACAACTTATTGTGTTGTTTATGCAGAAATCGTAGAAAACGAAACGTCAAGCCTGTGGAACCAAATCGCAAGTTTCTCCGCAGACAGAAGGCATTATTTCAGTCATGACCGACTATTTTTTGGGATCTGTTTAGAACGCTGTAAACGATTATTACATGCTGCTGTAACATTTCCTCAACATGAATTAGTGAGAAATGGAGCCATTCGCGATACTGAG ttagtTAACTATTATTTTAATGTTCATAAACGAGAAACTGACAATCGTATTCGATATGACAAGATGGTTAATAGTTGCCTTAATTACGATTTTCACCACAACTTTGGATTAAAATTGCGTACGAGCATCGAATATTGCGAAGTAGCGAATATGTACTTGGAACATG ACAACTTAGATGTTActgtttatacaatttttgttatCATTGCTTTGATCTCGATCTTTTCTACTATGTATGACTATCGTTTAAAGAAGTCGGAAATTTTGAGTAAACAAAACAacgaattttataaaattccaCTTCAATGTTCAG AACACCAACTATGGGTTTCATATTCAATATGTCGCAACTTTTATCATATTTGTGATACCTCAAAAAGTCGCAGCCAAACAGCAGAAGATCTCCGGTTTTTCGATGGCCTACGTGTAATTGGAGTATTTTTGGTGTTATTCGTACATTCTTTGATACTTTTCATGGCTGTGCAAGTGGATAATCCGCAATTTTATGAAACGTTTTTTTATCGTCCTGAAACAGCCATTTTGGAAAATGGAGCagcaataattcaaattttttttgtaatgagCGGCTTTCTACTTTATGTAAATTTCAacgaaagaaaatttgttaccAACAATACTAGCCTTATGGATTGCgttgttatatattttaaaatattctttcatCGATATTTGAG GCTTCTACCATCTCTAATGATGTTGATTCTCTTCAATTCTACCGTGCTTGTGCGGCTACAAAATGGACCATTCTGGAGGCATTATGTGGAAGCCGAGCGCGTATTTTGTCGTGAGTTGTGGTGGCAGAACCTACTTTTTGTGAATAATTATCTTCTTAAAgagagt TGCTCACATCAGACATGGTACCTTGCTGCCGATATGCAACTTTTTGAATTATTCCTTATAGTATTAATCACTATAAACAA aTTTCCGAAATTACGACTATTTGTATATTCAATTCTTATAGTATTAATGTTTTCGGTAACGGGATTTATAACCTACTTTTTGAAACTAAAACCAATATACCATACAAATCCAGA gaACTACCGTTATATGTTTTTTCGAGATGCCGAAACTTTTTACCAAGCGTATACACCGTTCTACACAAATATTGGCGGTTACTTCTTTGGCGTAATTTCTGcagaattatatttaaaattacgaAACCATTCGAAACAATATCGTGGCTTACTAAAATATGAATTGAGTTGGTGGCTAATATTTCCTGTAGGTTTTGGTTTGATTTTTGTTGCCGCATTTATTATGTCCTTGAAAATTGAAGAGCCATCCATTTGGACAGCCTTATTTGCAAGTTTTTATCGGAATGTGTGGGCTCTACTATGCAGCACGGCAATACTAGGCATGTGCTTGAAGTTTGGATGTGGGTCGCACAGATACATAG TTCTCCGGATTTTATCCAAATTATCATATCAAGCGTTTCTTTGGCACTTGGTCGTTCTACGTGTAATTGGCGGTTACTATAGACAACCAATTTATATAAATCGCTTTTATTTG aTTTGCCAGATTGTAGTTGCGTTTGTATTGACACAAGCCGTtgcctttgtttttgctttatttcttgAATACCCTGTTGCAGCaataattaaacatattttgccTTATTATAAAGACGAAAGGAATCAAAACAAGAGAGATGTCTATAATTTGAACTGA
- the LOC105230576 gene encoding nose resistant to fluoxetine protein 6 isoform X1: MNYFNLLVIVNIFLTAKFFVVIGQFNLSVYRQMPPLYQFDDYDRCLESATVTSNIRTTYCVVYAEIVENETSSLWNQIASFSADRRHYFSHDRLFFGICLERCKRLLHAAVTFPQHELVRNGAIRDTELVNYYFNVHKRETDNRIRYDKMVNSCLNYDFHHNFGLKLRTSIEYCEVANMYLEHDNLDVTVYTIFVIIALISIFSTMYDYRLKKSEILSKQNNEFYKIPLQCSEHQLWVSYSICRNFYHICDTSKSRSQTAEDLRFFDGLRVIGVFLVLFVHSLILFMAVQVDNPQFYETFFYRPETAILENGAAIIQIFFVMSGFLLYVNFNERKFVTNNTSLMDCVVIYFKIFFHRYLRLLPSLMMLILFNSTVLVRLQNGPFWRHYVEAERVFCRELWWQNLLFVNNYLLKESCSHQTWYLAADMQLFELFLIVLITINKFPKLRLFVYSILIVLMFSVTGFITYFLKLKPIYHTNPENYRYMFFRDAETFYQAYTPFYTNIGGYFFGVISAELYLKLRNHSKQYRGLLKYELSWWLIFPVGFGLIFVAAFIMSLKIEEPSIWTALFASFYRNVWALLCSTAILGMCLKFGWIVYEFCRLPVLRILSKLSYQAFLWHLVVLRVIGGYYRQPIYINRFYLICQIVVAFVLTQAVAFVFALFLEYPVAAIIKHILPYYKDERNQNKRDVYNLN, encoded by the exons ATGAATTACTTTAATTTACTCGTTATTGTGAATATTTTCCTAACGGCCAAATTCTTTGTTGTGATAGGCCAATTCAACC TGAGTGTTTACAGACAGATGCCTCCACTTTATCAATTTGATGATTATGATCGATGCCTCGAATCTGCCACTGTCACTTCCAATATTAGGACAACTTATTGTGTTGTTTATGCAGAAATCGTAGAAAACGAAACGTCAAGCCTGTGGAACCAAATCGCAAGTTTCTCCGCAGACAGAAGGCATTATTTCAGTCATGACCGACTATTTTTTGGGATCTGTTTAGAACGCTGTAAACGATTATTACATGCTGCTGTAACATTTCCTCAACATGAATTAGTGAGAAATGGAGCCATTCGCGATACTGAG ttagtTAACTATTATTTTAATGTTCATAAACGAGAAACTGACAATCGTATTCGATATGACAAGATGGTTAATAGTTGCCTTAATTACGATTTTCACCACAACTTTGGATTAAAATTGCGTACGAGCATCGAATATTGCGAAGTAGCGAATATGTACTTGGAACATG ACAACTTAGATGTTActgtttatacaatttttgttatCATTGCTTTGATCTCGATCTTTTCTACTATGTATGACTATCGTTTAAAGAAGTCGGAAATTTTGAGTAAACAAAACAacgaattttataaaattccaCTTCAATGTTCAG AACACCAACTATGGGTTTCATATTCAATATGTCGCAACTTTTATCATATTTGTGATACCTCAAAAAGTCGCAGCCAAACAGCAGAAGATCTCCGGTTTTTCGATGGCCTACGTGTAATTGGAGTATTTTTGGTGTTATTCGTACATTCTTTGATACTTTTCATGGCTGTGCAAGTGGATAATCCGCAATTTTATGAAACGTTTTTTTATCGTCCTGAAACAGCCATTTTGGAAAATGGAGCagcaataattcaaattttttttgtaatgagCGGCTTTCTACTTTATGTAAATTTCAacgaaagaaaatttgttaccAACAATACTAGCCTTATGGATTGCgttgttatatattttaaaatattctttcatCGATATTTGAG GCTTCTACCATCTCTAATGATGTTGATTCTCTTCAATTCTACCGTGCTTGTGCGGCTACAAAATGGACCATTCTGGAGGCATTATGTGGAAGCCGAGCGCGTATTTTGTCGTGAGTTGTGGTGGCAGAACCTACTTTTTGTGAATAATTATCTTCTTAAAgagagt TGCTCACATCAGACATGGTACCTTGCTGCCGATATGCAACTTTTTGAATTATTCCTTATAGTATTAATCACTATAAACAA aTTTCCGAAATTACGACTATTTGTATATTCAATTCTTATAGTATTAATGTTTTCGGTAACGGGATTTATAACCTACTTTTTGAAACTAAAACCAATATACCATACAAATCCAGA gaACTACCGTTATATGTTTTTTCGAGATGCCGAAACTTTTTACCAAGCGTATACACCGTTCTACACAAATATTGGCGGTTACTTCTTTGGCGTAATTTCTGcagaattatatttaaaattacgaAACCATTCGAAACAATATCGTGGCTTACTAAAATATGAATTGAGTTGGTGGCTAATATTTCCTGTAGGTTTTGGTTTGATTTTTGTTGCCGCATTTATTATGTCCTTGAAAATTGAAGAGCCATCCATTTGGACAGCCTTATTTGCAAGTTTTTATCGGAATGTGTGGGCTCTACTATGCAGCACGGCAATACTAGGCATGTGCTTGAAGTTTGGAT GGATCGTATACGAGTTTTGCCGTCTTCCAGTTCTCCGGATTTTATCCAAATTATCATATCAAGCGTTTCTTTGGCACTTGGTCGTTCTACGTGTAATTGGCGGTTACTATAGACAACCAATTTATATAAATCGCTTTTATTTG aTTTGCCAGATTGTAGTTGCGTTTGTATTGACACAAGCCGTtgcctttgtttttgctttatttcttgAATACCCTGTTGCAGCaataattaaacatattttgccTTATTATAAAGACGAAAGGAATCAAAACAAGAGAGATGTCTATAATTTGAACTGA
- the LOC105230576 gene encoding nose resistant to fluoxetine protein 6 isoform X4, whose product MNYFNLLVIVNIFLTAKFFVVIGQFNLSVYRQMPPLYQFDDYDRCLESATVTSNIRTTYCVVYAEIVENETSSLWNQIASFSADRRHYFSHDRLFFGICLERCKRLLHAAVTFPQHELVRNGAIRDTELVNYYFNVHKRETDNRIRYDKMVNSCLNYDFHHNFGLKLRTSIEYCEVANMYLEHEHQLWVSYSICRNFYHICDTSKSRSQTAEDLRFFDGLRVIGVFLVLFVHSLILFMAVQVDNPQFYETFFYRPETAILENGAAIIQIFFVMSGFLLYVNFNERKFVTNNTSLMDCVVIYFKIFFHRYLRLLPSLMMLILFNSTVLVRLQNGPFWRHYVEAERVFCRELWWQNLLFVNNYLLKESCSHQTWYLAADMQLFELFLIVLITINKFPKLRLFVYSILIVLMFSVTGFITYFLKLKPIYHTNPENYRYMFFRDAETFYQAYTPFYTNIGGYFFGVISAELYLKLRNHSKQYRGLLKYELSWWLIFPVGFGLIFVAAFIMSLKIEEPSIWTALFASFYRNVWALLCSTAILGMCLKFGWIVYEFCRLPVLRILSKLSYQAFLWHLVVLRVIGGYYRQPIYINRFYLICQIVVAFVLTQAVAFVFALFLEYPVAAIIKHILPYYKDERNQNKRDVYNLN is encoded by the exons ATGAATTACTTTAATTTACTCGTTATTGTGAATATTTTCCTAACGGCCAAATTCTTTGTTGTGATAGGCCAATTCAACC TGAGTGTTTACAGACAGATGCCTCCACTTTATCAATTTGATGATTATGATCGATGCCTCGAATCTGCCACTGTCACTTCCAATATTAGGACAACTTATTGTGTTGTTTATGCAGAAATCGTAGAAAACGAAACGTCAAGCCTGTGGAACCAAATCGCAAGTTTCTCCGCAGACAGAAGGCATTATTTCAGTCATGACCGACTATTTTTTGGGATCTGTTTAGAACGCTGTAAACGATTATTACATGCTGCTGTAACATTTCCTCAACATGAATTAGTGAGAAATGGAGCCATTCGCGATACTGAG ttagtTAACTATTATTTTAATGTTCATAAACGAGAAACTGACAATCGTATTCGATATGACAAGATGGTTAATAGTTGCCTTAATTACGATTTTCACCACAACTTTGGATTAAAATTGCGTACGAGCATCGAATATTGCGAAGTAGCGAATATGTACTTGGAACATG AACACCAACTATGGGTTTCATATTCAATATGTCGCAACTTTTATCATATTTGTGATACCTCAAAAAGTCGCAGCCAAACAGCAGAAGATCTCCGGTTTTTCGATGGCCTACGTGTAATTGGAGTATTTTTGGTGTTATTCGTACATTCTTTGATACTTTTCATGGCTGTGCAAGTGGATAATCCGCAATTTTATGAAACGTTTTTTTATCGTCCTGAAACAGCCATTTTGGAAAATGGAGCagcaataattcaaattttttttgtaatgagCGGCTTTCTACTTTATGTAAATTTCAacgaaagaaaatttgttaccAACAATACTAGCCTTATGGATTGCgttgttatatattttaaaatattctttcatCGATATTTGAG GCTTCTACCATCTCTAATGATGTTGATTCTCTTCAATTCTACCGTGCTTGTGCGGCTACAAAATGGACCATTCTGGAGGCATTATGTGGAAGCCGAGCGCGTATTTTGTCGTGAGTTGTGGTGGCAGAACCTACTTTTTGTGAATAATTATCTTCTTAAAgagagt TGCTCACATCAGACATGGTACCTTGCTGCCGATATGCAACTTTTTGAATTATTCCTTATAGTATTAATCACTATAAACAA aTTTCCGAAATTACGACTATTTGTATATTCAATTCTTATAGTATTAATGTTTTCGGTAACGGGATTTATAACCTACTTTTTGAAACTAAAACCAATATACCATACAAATCCAGA gaACTACCGTTATATGTTTTTTCGAGATGCCGAAACTTTTTACCAAGCGTATACACCGTTCTACACAAATATTGGCGGTTACTTCTTTGGCGTAATTTCTGcagaattatatttaaaattacgaAACCATTCGAAACAATATCGTGGCTTACTAAAATATGAATTGAGTTGGTGGCTAATATTTCCTGTAGGTTTTGGTTTGATTTTTGTTGCCGCATTTATTATGTCCTTGAAAATTGAAGAGCCATCCATTTGGACAGCCTTATTTGCAAGTTTTTATCGGAATGTGTGGGCTCTACTATGCAGCACGGCAATACTAGGCATGTGCTTGAAGTTTGGAT GGATCGTATACGAGTTTTGCCGTCTTCCAGTTCTCCGGATTTTATCCAAATTATCATATCAAGCGTTTCTTTGGCACTTGGTCGTTCTACGTGTAATTGGCGGTTACTATAGACAACCAATTTATATAAATCGCTTTTATTTG aTTTGCCAGATTGTAGTTGCGTTTGTATTGACACAAGCCGTtgcctttgtttttgctttatttcttgAATACCCTGTTGCAGCaataattaaacatattttgccTTATTATAAAGACGAAAGGAATCAAAACAAGAGAGATGTCTATAATTTGAACTGA